Proteins co-encoded in one uncultured Draconibacterium sp. genomic window:
- the pta gene encoding phosphate acetyltransferase produces MKTGIYITNTESNTGRSLVTLGVLKVLLSKVTKVGYFRPIINDYPKGVRDNHIETMLSYFNLDMEYKEAYGFTMSQVVKYKNMGQESRLIDQIIDRYKQLKEKFDVVVVEGSDFDNKGVTFELDLNIEFAKNLSIPTILVSSAKDKNMGSAIANIDLAIKSFAERDVVVQSVVMNRVEAGNCDQMRNELSKVVPAETSIEIIPEIKKLGSPTIKEINDELGGTVLLGENLLCKQADRYDVGAMQLRNYLDRVEENSLIITPGDRSDIILAALQANASANYPSIAGIVVTGGIAPEPQIVRLIEGLPNIVPIILVDDVTFIAAKKISDVKPKLHPGLPRKIDLSISTFEKYVDTDFLIDKFRSFKTDVVTPHMFQYNLVAKAKSKKQHIVLPEGTDPRVLHAASSLVDQGVVNITLLGKRDEIIAKATEIGVIINGNIKIIDPVESEYYEDYWRTYHELRKHKNIPEDMARDAMADVSYFGTMMVYKGHADGMVSGAAHTTAHTIIPALQFVKTKPGVKTVSSVFFMCLDDHVSVMGDCAVNVSPTAEQLAEIAVTSADSAIAFGIDPKVALLSYSSGTSGSGVEVDKVRSATEIAIAARPDLKIEGPIQYDAAVDPSVGKSKMPDSQVAGQANVLIFPDLNTGNNTYKAIQRETGALAIGPMLQGLNKPVNDLSRGCTVDDIFNTVVITAIQAQEGF; encoded by the coding sequence ATGAAAACTGGAATTTATATCACAAACACCGAAAGCAACACAGGAAGATCGCTTGTAACGCTGGGTGTTTTAAAAGTATTACTTTCAAAAGTAACAAAGGTCGGTTATTTCCGGCCAATCATTAACGATTATCCAAAGGGAGTTCGCGATAATCATATCGAAACCATGTTGTCGTATTTTAACCTCGATATGGAGTATAAAGAAGCATACGGCTTTACCATGTCGCAGGTTGTTAAATACAAAAACATGGGACAGGAATCGCGTCTGATCGATCAGATTATCGATCGCTACAAGCAGCTAAAAGAGAAGTTTGACGTGGTTGTGGTTGAAGGTTCGGATTTCGACAATAAAGGCGTTACTTTTGAGTTAGACCTGAATATTGAGTTTGCTAAAAACCTTTCGATTCCTACCATTTTGGTTAGCTCGGCAAAAGATAAAAATATGGGGAGCGCTATTGCTAATATCGACCTGGCCATAAAATCATTTGCTGAAAGAGATGTTGTGGTGCAGTCGGTTGTAATGAACCGTGTTGAAGCCGGAAATTGTGACCAGATGCGCAACGAATTGAGCAAGGTTGTTCCTGCCGAGACTTCGATTGAAATCATTCCTGAAATTAAAAAACTGGGAAGCCCTACAATAAAAGAAATTAACGACGAACTGGGTGGCACCGTGCTGCTTGGCGAAAACCTGTTGTGCAAACAGGCCGATCGCTACGATGTTGGAGCAATGCAGTTGCGCAACTACCTCGACAGGGTAGAAGAGAACAGCCTGATTATTACTCCGGGCGACCGCTCTGATATTATTCTGGCGGCACTTCAGGCCAATGCATCGGCAAATTATCCAAGCATTGCCGGTATTGTGGTTACCGGAGGTATTGCTCCCGAGCCGCAAATTGTACGACTGATTGAAGGGTTGCCAAATATTGTTCCTATTATCTTGGTTGATGATGTAACTTTTATTGCGGCCAAAAAAATATCGGATGTAAAACCTAAATTACATCCGGGCTTACCACGGAAAATCGATTTAAGTATTTCTACCTTCGAGAAATATGTGGACACCGACTTTCTGATTGATAAATTCAGAAGTTTTAAAACCGATGTGGTAACACCACATATGTTCCAGTATAACCTGGTTGCAAAAGCTAAATCGAAAAAGCAACATATTGTTTTACCTGAAGGTACCGACCCACGTGTTTTGCATGCCGCTTCAAGTTTGGTTGACCAGGGTGTGGTTAATATTACTCTTTTAGGAAAGCGCGATGAAATTATTGCTAAAGCTACTGAAATAGGTGTGATAATCAACGGTAATATAAAAATCATCGATCCGGTAGAATCGGAGTATTACGAAGACTACTGGAGAACTTACCACGAACTGCGTAAGCACAAAAATATTCCTGAAGATATGGCTCGTGATGCCATGGCCGATGTTTCGTATTTCGGAACGATGATGGTTTACAAAGGGCATGCCGACGGTATGGTTTCAGGTGCTGCACATACTACCGCACACACCATTATTCCGGCGCTTCAGTTTGTAAAAACCAAACCGGGCGTTAAAACGGTTTCGTCTGTTTTCTTTATGTGTCTCGACGACCATGTTTCGGTAATGGGCGACTGTGCTGTAAACGTTAGTCCAACTGCCGAACAGTTGGCTGAAATTGCTGTTACCTCGGCTGATTCGGCAATTGCTTTTGGTATCGATCCGAAAGTGGCGTTGTTGTCGTATTCGTCAGGTACATCCGGATCAGGTGTTGAGGTTGATAAAGTTCGCAGTGCTACTGAGATAGCTATTGCTGCACGTCCTGATCTGAAGATTGAAGGACCTATCCAGTATGATGCTGCCGTTGATCCGAGTGTAGGGAAAAGCAAAATGCCCGATTCGCAAGTGGCAGGGCAAGCCAATGTGCTTATTTTCCCCGATTTGAACACCGGAAACAATACATATAAAGCCATCCAGCGCGAAACCGGAGCACTGGCAATTGGGCCTATGTTACAAGGCTTAAATAAACCGGTTAACGACCTTAGTCGTGGTTGTACTGTCGACGATATTTTTAATACTGTTGTAATTACAGCTATTCAGGCTCAGGAAGGGTTTTAA